In one Paramormyrops kingsleyae isolate MSU_618 chromosome 18, PKINGS_0.4, whole genome shotgun sequence genomic region, the following are encoded:
- the zbtb46 gene encoding zinc finger and BTB domain-containing protein 46 isoform X1 — translation MNNRKEDMEITSHYRQLLRELNEQRQHGVLCDVCIVVEGKIFKAHKNVLLGSSRYFKTLYCQVKKGPEQQATVTHLDIVTAQGFKTILDFMYSAHLALTSKNVIEVMSAASYLQMTDIVQACHNFIKAALDISIRSELAEELADFEMGVAAVGGAAGGGAEALASMMSARSSSPWLARRTSPANSSGDSAIASCHDGGSTYGKEDQEPKSHESQEDTSAPPQWPPEFHPVQIKEEQVSPSNFKEGPAAGGQGGLAEQANGDSWQPSGSGRRKNRKNKDTVRHITPQAEGDSRAGSPLPAVLAGPGWNYGNQDISGGDDTEPSGSESRTNRLEFFVKQEESLSGDAGLLPQSLAAEKEDAASQAASVANLRAALMSKNSLLSLRPDMLGEDNPLLYEYLPKGSHSLSRSGSTSTSSSDRPEGKFDSKRGAAPPPSPPPPPPLSDRGPSGPPSLSQAGGPVPQRSLLEETSDLSPTEDKMECEEDFRGVVSGLDGSQPPGEEDQMALADKGRPDAAELPSSQATWPRGLACSLCKRLFGSLGQLKEHEYGHTLSLVALSLDCFDVRRPLVTAEPPARYLCSQCPASFTLKSNADRHEKTIHFKKKTMRCISCLKHFRDRTDLNRHLSSVHSSERVFACPVCAKAFSTQKNLATHTKGCCQSRPMAGHLWDMQLLKTEGPGPAQAHD, via the exons ATGAATAACAGGAAGGAAGACATGGAGATCACGTCCCACTACCGGCAGCTCCTGCGGGAGCTCAACGAGCAGCGGCAGCACGGCGTCCTGTGCGACGTCTGCATCGTGGTGGAGGGCAAGATCTTCAAGGCGCACAAGAACGTGCTGCTGGGCAGCAGCCGCTACTTCAAGACACTCTACTGCCAGGTGAAGAAGGGCCCGGAGCAGCAGGCCACCGTCACGCACCTGGACATCGTCACGGCACAGGGCTTCAAGACCATCCTGGACTTCATGTACTCCGCCCACCTGGCACTCACCAGCAAGAACGTCATCGAGGTGATGTCGGCCGCCAGCTACCTGCAGATGACCGACATCGTGCAGGCGTGCCACAACTTCATCAAGGCCGCGCTGGACATCAGCATCCGTTCCGAGCTGGCCGAAGAGCTGGCCGACTTTGAGATGGGCGTGGCGGCGGtgggcggggcagccggaggaGGGGCAGAAGCTCTAGCCTCCATGATGTCAGCCCGCAGCTCCTCCCCCTGGCTGGCGCGCCGCACCAGCCCAGCCAATTCCTCAGGTGACTCTGCCATCGCCAGCTGCCACGATGGCGGCAGCACCTATGGCAAGGAGGACCAGGAGCCCAAAAGCCATGAGAGCCAGGAGGACACCTCGGCGCCGCCCCAGTGGCCGCCCGAGTTTCACCCCGTCCAGATCAAGGAGGAGCAGGTCTCCCCGTCGAACTTTAAGGAGGGTCCGGCTGCCGGTGGCCAGGGGGGCCTGGCGGAACAGGCCAATGGGGACAGCTGGCAACCTTCTGGATCAGGTCGGCGCAAGAACCGCAAAAACAAAGACACTGTACGGCACATCACGCCGCAGGCGGAGGGAGACAGCCGGGCAGGTTCCCCGCTGCCCGCCGTCCTCGCGGGGCCTGGCTGGAACTACGGCAATCAGGACATCTCAG GCGGTGACGATACGGAGCCTAGCGGCTCAGAGAGCCGCACCAACCGGCTGGAGTTCTTCGTAAAGCAGGAGGAGTCTCTGTCGGGGGATGCTGGACTCCTCCCACAGTCGCTCGCTGCCGAGAAGGAGGACGCTGCCAGCCAAGCGGCCTCCGTGGCCAACTTGCGGGCGGCACTGATGAGCAAGAACAGCCTCCTGTCACTGCGGCCTGATATGCTAGGCGAGGACAACCCCCTTCTCTACGAGTACCTGCCCAAAGGCAGCCACTCCTTGTCCC GGTCTGGCTCCACCAGCACCAGCTCGTCCGATCGCCCGGAGGGCAAATTTGATAGCAAACGAGGAGCGgcccctcctccctctcctcctcctcctccccccctctCTGATCGTGGCCCCTCAGGGCCCCCCAGTCTCTCTCAGGCTGGGGGCCCCGTGCCCCAGAGGTCACTTCTGGAGGAGACCTCAGACCTTTCGCCCACTGAG GACAAGATGGAGTGTGAAGAGGATTTTCGGGGCGTGGTTTCAG GTCTGGACGGCAGCCAGCCACCAGGAGAGGAGGATCAGATGGCGCTGGCGGATAAGGGCCGGCCGGACGCGGCGGAGCTGCCGAGCAGCCAGGCGACTTGGCCCCGGGGGCTGGCCTGCTCCCTGTGCAAGCGGCTGTTCGGCAGCCTGGGGCAGCTGAAGGAGCACGAGTATGGGCACACCCTGTCCCTCGTGGCCCTGTCCCTGGACTGCTTTGACGtgcggcgccccctggtgaCCGCCGAGCCGCCCGCCCGCTACCTGTGCTCGCAGTGCCCGGCAAGCTTCACCCTCAAGTCCAACGCCGACCGGCACGAGAAGACCATCCACTTCAAGAAGAAGACGATGCGCTGCATCTCATGCCTGAAGCATTTCCGCGACCGGACCGACCTGAACCGGCACCTGTCGTCCGTTCATTCCAGCGAGCGCGTGTTTGCCTGCCCCGTCTGTGCCAAGGCCTTCAGCACCCAGAAGAACCTTGCCACCCATACCAAGGGGTGCTGCCAGTCCCGACCCATGGCCGGGCATCTCTGGGACATGCAGCTGCTGAAGACGGAGGGGCCCGGCCCAGCTCAGGCCCATgattga
- the zbtb46 gene encoding zinc finger and BTB domain-containing protein 46 isoform X2 — MNNRKEDMEITSHYRQLLRELNEQRQHGVLCDVCIVVEGKIFKAHKNVLLGSSRYFKTLYCQVKKGPEQQATVTHLDIVTAQGFKTILDFMYSAHLALTSKNVIEVMSAASYLQMTDIVQACHNFIKAALDISIRSELAEELADFEMGVAAVGGAAGGGAEALASMMSARSSSPWLARRTSPANSSGDSAIASCHDGGSTYGKEDQEPKSHESQEDTSAPPQWPPEFHPVQIKEEQVSPSNFKEGPAAGGQGGLAEQANGDSWQPSGSGRRKNRKNKDTVRHITPQAEGDSRAGSPLPAVLAGPGWNYGNQDISGGDDTEPSGSESRTNRLEFFVKQEESLSGDAGLLPQSLAAEKEDAASQAASVANLRAALMSKNSLLSLRPDMLGEDNPLLYEYLPKGSHSLSLNDFTVIRKKFKCPYCSFSAMHQCILKRHMRSHTGERPYPCEICGKKFTRREHMKRHTLVHSKDKKYVCKVCSRVFMSAASVGIKHGSRRHGVCADCSGRGMAALLDQSGDGGEEGSPEEDLYPGDHRFPDDPTDGDEEMLADGEMMGDVDGDEDGSKWKNHSGMSHRDAMLDNDKEESDSAQEGENHAGSDKDFTWIS, encoded by the exons ATGAATAACAGGAAGGAAGACATGGAGATCACGTCCCACTACCGGCAGCTCCTGCGGGAGCTCAACGAGCAGCGGCAGCACGGCGTCCTGTGCGACGTCTGCATCGTGGTGGAGGGCAAGATCTTCAAGGCGCACAAGAACGTGCTGCTGGGCAGCAGCCGCTACTTCAAGACACTCTACTGCCAGGTGAAGAAGGGCCCGGAGCAGCAGGCCACCGTCACGCACCTGGACATCGTCACGGCACAGGGCTTCAAGACCATCCTGGACTTCATGTACTCCGCCCACCTGGCACTCACCAGCAAGAACGTCATCGAGGTGATGTCGGCCGCCAGCTACCTGCAGATGACCGACATCGTGCAGGCGTGCCACAACTTCATCAAGGCCGCGCTGGACATCAGCATCCGTTCCGAGCTGGCCGAAGAGCTGGCCGACTTTGAGATGGGCGTGGCGGCGGtgggcggggcagccggaggaGGGGCAGAAGCTCTAGCCTCCATGATGTCAGCCCGCAGCTCCTCCCCCTGGCTGGCGCGCCGCACCAGCCCAGCCAATTCCTCAGGTGACTCTGCCATCGCCAGCTGCCACGATGGCGGCAGCACCTATGGCAAGGAGGACCAGGAGCCCAAAAGCCATGAGAGCCAGGAGGACACCTCGGCGCCGCCCCAGTGGCCGCCCGAGTTTCACCCCGTCCAGATCAAGGAGGAGCAGGTCTCCCCGTCGAACTTTAAGGAGGGTCCGGCTGCCGGTGGCCAGGGGGGCCTGGCGGAACAGGCCAATGGGGACAGCTGGCAACCTTCTGGATCAGGTCGGCGCAAGAACCGCAAAAACAAAGACACTGTACGGCACATCACGCCGCAGGCGGAGGGAGACAGCCGGGCAGGTTCCCCGCTGCCCGCCGTCCTCGCGGGGCCTGGCTGGAACTACGGCAATCAGGACATCTCAG GCGGTGACGATACGGAGCCTAGCGGCTCAGAGAGCCGCACCAACCGGCTGGAGTTCTTCGTAAAGCAGGAGGAGTCTCTGTCGGGGGATGCTGGACTCCTCCCACAGTCGCTCGCTGCCGAGAAGGAGGACGCTGCCAGCCAAGCGGCCTCCGTGGCCAACTTGCGGGCGGCACTGATGAGCAAGAACAGCCTCCTGTCACTGCGGCCTGATATGCTAGGCGAGGACAACCCCCTTCTCTACGAGTACCTGCCCAAAGGCAGCCACTCCTTGTCCC tGAACGATTTCACCGTCATCAGGAAGAAGTTCAAATGTCCGTACTGCAGCTTCTCTGCCATGCACCAGTGCATCCTGAAGAGGCACATGCGCTCCCACACCGGCGAGAGGCCGTACCCCTGCGAGATCTGCGGCAAGAAGTTCACCCGCCGTGAGCACATGAAGAGACACACGCTG GTGCACAGTAAGGACAAGAAGTACGTGTGCAAGGTGTGCAGCCGCGTATTCATGTCGGCCGCTAGTGTTGGCATCAAGCACGGCTCCCGTCGCCACGGCGTCTGCGCAGACTGCTCCGGGCGGGGCATGGCCGCCCTGCTGGACCAGAGCGGCGACGGGGGCGAGGAGGGTTCCCCCGAGGAGGACCTGTACCCCGGAGATCACCGCTTTCCGGACGACCCCACCGACGGCGACGAGGAAATGCTGGCCGACGGGGAGATGATGGGGGACGTGGACGGGGACGAGGATGGCAGCAAGTGGAAGAACCACTCAGGAATGTCTCACCGGGACGCCATGTTAGACAATGACAAGGAGGAGAGCGATTCGGCACAGGAAGGGGAGAACCACGCTGGTAGTGACAAAGATTTCACCTGGATCTCTTAG